The sequence gaaggagcgggccgccgcccacgcaggggccgaccccaactcggcacactcccctccccagccctggtgatgaaaatccttgaggctgagggaggggcagaggtcacgacccggtttgctttcccccgccatcgaactggaggtcaccatcttgggtgaccgccggtggggggggggtgcaaccgggccgcatgatgaaaatccttgaagccgaacggtggctgaaaggtaccaactcccgcggagttgcgttcccccaacgacaaggcggaaagacggcgggtatcccccatccgggggcttggaaggtggaaaggcacgatgcataagggagcgcgaagacatggtcgccttccaagggggtcaccccccttttaaaggcgactctccctacttgcgttcccagccgtcgcgggctgagtcttctccaacacgctccaaggcccccctcctacggcgcgggggctgggtcccacacatcatgcaagccggcccagaacagaagaagccaaaccgccgcgcacgcggtgcgtgcaaccgcccagcggttacaagcggctctccacttttgcccagaccagcgggcgaaagggcgggcagccatgcaggcggcatgcaaccgcgccaagtgggcgcacttctctgaCTCCCAACtcgcccggcatggaggcccaggcccacgcgtcatgcaaccggcgcgccgaatgcttcgtgcatgcaactgcaccgccacttgcgccaccaccgcgcctcctcgactgcggaaccaataccgcgactcgaggcggcccagagcacgacccagcagcgccagcctggcacgacggtcaatgcggccaaaaatgggctgacagtaatggcggtggcaggcgggcaggagcagcggtcacgtcgtcagccaagctcacgtcccatccgggggcagcgagagaaccctctctcacggcgtgaagacaacgcgcccgtgttccgttcctcgaacggctcgcgcacgcacaacggccgccccgcgaaccactcgccccgtcgcattaactccgtggcgggacaggcggcgcctctggcagaagaagcgagcgacgcttcgccttcgccataatgactacgtcagaaaaggtacgccgcgtcgattcgatttcatatccttttccttttttcctctttctctctcttgcaacagggaccgggaaagggggatacctcgaaaaggatccttccccgtgaaggaaccaggctccgagcctccctactaatcagaggttcgaaggctggcccctcggaagggttcaacagccgcctcagagcgcgtgggctccacacccactactggtcagaggttcgaaggccggcccctcggaagggttcaacgaccgcctcaggctactcgggctccgcgcccactactgattaggggttcgaaggctgggccccgaagggttcacagccgccttagacacagagcgagggatgaccatgggtacgttcgatacataaccaaggctcgggctgcgctcccgaggtaccctaggacatttccgagaccaacgggaacgatcttgtaacggaatcccatcggagggaggcatcgagccctcggaccccgtcgctaggggaccgggtccggcagatcacccgcaggtacttttgggcgcgcctccgggcccctagccgacccctaacgaatggggcacggacgtccactcggattacccgcctgcagctcaccggagacaccatgttcggcgcccatcgagggcaacatggcgctttcccccctcctccttgcggaaaggcgacgcaggggcgtatgtaaaaaagtcgagtctgtccctgatcgccctctcaccctgtgcagaggctcgagggctgctctcgcaaacccggctccggccgaaccgttgacagcgtcaacataccagcccgagaacttgggacccgaccgtacacccgggctgcggccagctcgcatgagggaacgaccagaccagccaaagcattacgcgaggcattaagacctcggaggagtgaaaccactcctccgaggcctcgggggctacacccggcgggtgcgctcgcgcgcacccaccggaacaaaacgcaaccgagaaaggctggtccccttgcaaaaaagtgcgacaaaagcctccaagcgagtgctaacactcccttcgaggctcgggggctactgtcggggaccataattagaggtaccctcaaggctcctaattctcagctggtaacccccatcagcataaagctgcaaaggcctgatgggtgcgattaagtcagggatcggtccattcgaaagacgcgatcacgcctcgcccgagcctagcctcggataagggcagccgaccccggaggatctccgcctcgcccgaagccccctccagcggctaacgtatttccggctcgcccgaggccctatcttcgccaagaagcaaccctgaccaaatcgccgcaccgaccgaccaaatcgcaggagcatttaatgcaaaggtggcctgacacctttatcctgacgcgcgcccctcagccaatagagccgaagtgaccgccgtcacttcaccgctccactgaccggtctgacagaaagacagcgccgcctgcgccgctccgactgcggtgccacttgatagagtgaggctgacaggcagtcaggcccggccggaggcaccataggaagctccgcttcgcccgacccagggctcggactcgggctaagtcccggaagacggcgaactccgctccgcccgacccagggctcggactcgggctaagtcccggaagacggcgaactccgctccgcccgacccagggctcggactcgggctaagccccggaagacggcgaactccgctccgcctgacctagggctcggactcgggctaagccccgtaagacgacgaactccgctccgcccgacccagggctcggacttgggctcagccccagaagacgacgaactccgctctgcccgacccagggctcggacttgggctcagccccagaagacgacgaactccgcttcgcccgaccccagggctcggactccgccctggcctcagccgacggcctccgcctcgcccgacccaggggctcggactcgacctcggcttcggaggagcttccacatcgcccaacctagggcgcagaccagccacgtcaacaggaggcgccatcatcaccctaccccaagctgactcgggccacagggaacaagaccggcgtcccatctggctcgctccaccggataggcaatgatggcgtcccgcatactctgtgacgacggcggctctcagcccccttacggaagcaagaggacgtcagcaaggactcaacagctccgacagctgtccctccgccgggttccagcgctcctccgacggccacgacatcacaccagctgggtgctaaaatctctccggctgccacgacggcatgtacttagggcgctagctctcctccgctagacacgtagcactctgctacacccccattgtacacctggatcctttccttacgcctataaaaggaaggaccagggccctcttagaggaggttggccccgcggggacgaggacgagacaggcgctcgcgtgaggccgctcgctccctctcccgcgtggacgcttgtaaccccctactgcaagcgcacccgacctgggcgcgggacgaacacgaaggccgcgggatttccacctctctcacgcccatctccggccacctcacttccccccttcgcgctcggcctcgcgtcgaccaatctgggctggggcacgcggcgacattcactcgtcggcttagggaccccccggtctcggaacgccgacaattCCCTAAGTGAAGTGCTAAGGGATGGCCAATTACTCGATTCCCAAATTAAAACCCATAAGAAAATAGGAATAAGCGGGCCGCCGTCGTGCCGACCCATgtatcgtgccgggccgggccaaAACACGCGGATCGCCGTAGCTGCCCATACTCAGCACGCTAAACGGACCGTGCCGGTCCGGACCCGTAACCAATTGTGTCGGGCCGTGTTTGGACCGAGCTAAATTCATACCGTGCCATGGGTCAAACGGGCGGCCCGCACTGTTTGGACATATATGAGGAGAGGGCATCAGGCCGCATTGTCAGCCGCTAGGGCAGCCCCTTCTCGCTAAAGTCGTCATGCCCATCGCTGCCTCGACTTCGGGGATCCGCACCATCAAAGACTTGTGGAGTATTAAGAATAATTAACGTTGGCTAGGGAAACTTTTACGTGTGTATGTAGTAGACCCATAACAACTTATTTATAGGGATTAAAGTGGATATGCAAATTTTTAAAATAAatctaatattttaaaatagatatgcatGAAATTTGATAATGTTGATATTTTTTTATGTTATAAAGCACAATATTATAAATAAGAATAAAATTTTGCATACATTGTTTTTTGCTTGCTCCCTAAGACAAAAAGATGAAAAAATATCTGAATTCGTATATGTATCTATATCTAAActttatatctattatttaacAAGATATATCATAaaatttgaggtttaccttttattAATCTTTATAAACTCAATGTTAAATATAAAAAATACGAATTTGAATATCAGATTTTATATTCTATACATTCGCAAACAAAGCAAAACAATTTTTTCCATggctctgacttgtgagtcattttcataaaccaacgccaaagatgaatccatgtttcttacttggaaaccccgaacaaacaccactggtaggaggcgctcgcgttggcgtcgctcatcgacgacgaaaagaagcttgacgactgccagttcgacctctggaagcagtactaTGTGATCACATGCgtcgctgtgttcggcaagctccggcgcagccgccgcttggacgcggtccagagcagctgcaccgcgctgtccatcttcaaatagggggacctcatggtcgtcgccaacgtcggcgactctcgggttattctgggcaccgcatccgacaacggtgccgtcacaccgtccagctcatcatccacctgaagctcaacctcccacgtaagtcactactgactggtcatgaattcttgtgcgctgggacgacggtcgttgctgacgttgtgtgagtgtcctcgaacaagatttatgtagaggagtagcacatccggtggtgcaacggcttggtgtactacctcgctgatgagcccggggtgcacttcgtttggcagcccagtcaagagtcatcggtactcgccatgtcgtgcgcgttcgacgactactatatcaaggactatggtgtcatcttggtaccagaggtgacgcagaggaagaccgacaacaatgaccactcgccatcgtcggggtagcttttgtgccggcctgcctttaattctcttcgcaaacacatacacttgcttttttgtttaagcaagcgtgtatggtggtgcgtacctAATGACTGACAatatgtacgagggaacttctaccggcaggtgtgacacgtgctcttcaatgatgagaccatgcaaatcgtgtcatatatcgaagtctgcatgatactgatggttgcaatagagtagtgaaacaactaaattaaaataacaaatttatgtatggctaggattacaaatggattatgaaatattttttataacaatataagacacattttgtatataagttattatgttattatatgtttccgttgaaACGCACGCTCACCTAGTTATTTAAGACGTAAATAATGTTTGCTGATATAGATTTATCAATTTACTGCAGTACAATATTTTAATTCTAGAAATGATAATGGTATACCCATTTCCTCGACCAGCGTGTCTTTTTCACGAATGAACGAACCGCTAGTTACGTTGTGCACTTGTGCAGGCTCTGATGAGTCTATGGCAATCAATTGGTGGCCGGCAATAATGATGGCCATTCTATTAGTTAACCACACTGCATTTGGCCCTGATCTGGCCGGCGGTTCCGTTGAGCGGGTTGATATTCCCCATCTTGATCATGGCCGTGACGAAGTCAGCGAAGAAGAAGTTGGCGTTGGAGCTGTAGTTCTGCACCAGCGCGTCCTGCGAGCCGCCGTTGAAGAGCTCCTGGTCCGAGTGCAGCAGGCCTTTCTTCTTGAGCAGGTTCCCGTAGTAGGCGTTGTCGAAGCTGAGCTGCGTGGCCACGTCGAGCGGCGCTAGGTTGGTGTCGCTTGCGCCCTGCGTGGCCGAGCAGTTGGTCCTGAGCAGCTTGGCGAACTGCTGGTTGATGTCGGCGTCGTTGTAGATGCGGTTGCGGTAGTTCCGGCACTGCGCGAAGCCGACGCTGTGCGCGCCGGAGAGCGCCGTCATGTCCGTCGGGCTCAGGCCCTTGTTCCCGAACTTGGCGATGAGCGTGCTGAGGCTGGACGCCGGCGAGGGGAGGTCGCTGTTGGCTTGGCTCAGGCTCGCCGTCGTCGAGTCGTGCCGGCCGAGAGGTACGTTCCAGGACGGTCCACCGAGCTGAAATCAACGATAGTCGATGAAATCGATCGATAGCATATATATAATTGAATTTCGTTGAGAAGTTAATTAATTGATGTGGCTTGCCGCCGGCCCGGCTCTTGTATATACCTACCAGTACGGTGCCGTCGCGCGCGGCGAGGGCGACGATGTCGGCGCAGGAGACGACGCCGGGGCAGTTGGCCTCGACGGCTGTCTTTATGCTGTTGATGACATCGTAGCCGAGGACGGAGTTGGCGTTCGGGCCAGCGGTTTTCTCGCCGACGAAGCTGCCCGGCACGTCGTCCAGAAGAATGGAGGCGTCGCAGCCCTGTGCATCACGTACGTACGGTACGTACGTAATAAAACGTCCAGTACATTATGGGATTGAGCTGGCAATAATGTATAATACCACACCTTCTCGTTTGTACCTACCTGGACGAAGCAGTCGTGGAAGAAGAGGCGGACAAGAGAGGCGCCCATCCTGCGGTTGCTGGCGACGGCGCTACTCACGACGGATCGCACTGTGGACTCCAGCGCCGGGCAGCTGGTGGAGTAGAACGACGTCGAGAGCTGGCCATAGCAGGCCGTGGAAGCGAGAAGCAGCAGAAGTGCAAGGAATATGCAATGGCCGGTCGTGGACGAAGCCATCGCGTGGCCTGATCAGCTCCCACGACGACGACGATTGTTGCACGAGTACTTTAGCACAAGATCGTCGATTGAGCTGTCCCTGTTAGCTGGTTAGACTTGCTATTGCTAGCTAGGGTTTCCTTTGCGACTGGCGGGACgacgtcgtggctcgagctgtgagATAGAGCGTCTCACGTCCTATTTATAGTGAGTGCCCTCTCGAATTAATCTTGCGTGTGCATGTAGATGGGGGTATATAGCTTGGTCTTCGCTCCTCCCCATGTGGTATACCTAGGGAAGCTTATGATGACGAGTGTTGTCGTTGCTGATCTGTGTATTTGGGTTGTAATATAACGTGCACAGCAACCATCAACAGCCGACATCTGTAATGAAAGGCTAATAATTCTTCCCCCAGCTTCACATAGAACACGTATGCACGTCGTTGCCAACAGAAGAGAGGGGGTAGGTTTACCGTGCCCAGCTGGCCTGGTGATATCGTGCATACTACATAGAGCGTAGAGAGACACTATCGGAAttacgttctttgccgagtgtctaagacattcggcaaaggctatttt is a genomic window of Zea mays cultivar B73 chromosome 5, Zm-B73-REFERENCE-NAM-5.0, whole genome shotgun sequence containing:
- the LOC103627003 gene encoding peroxidase P7, with product MASSTTGHCIFLALLLLLASTACYGQLSTSFYSTSCPALESTVRSVVSSAVASNRRMGASLVRLFFHDCFVQGCDASILLDDVPGSFVGEKTAGPNANSVLGYDVINSIKTAVEANCPGVVSCADIVALAARDGTVLLGGPSWNVPLGRHDSTTASLSQANSDLPSPASSLSTLIAKFGNKGLSPTDMTALSGAHSVGFAQCRNYRNRIYNDADINQQFAKLLRTNCSATQGASDTNLAPLDVATQLSFDNAYYGNLLKKKGLLHSDQELFNGGSQDALVQNYSSNANFFFADFVTAMIKMGNINPLNGTAGQIRAKCSVVN